A genomic segment from Mus musculus strain C57BL/6J chromosome 13, GRCm38.p6 C57BL/6J encodes:
- the Zfp85 gene encoding zinc finger protein 85 → MKDLLSFTDVAIDFSADECECLDSAQWNLYKEVMLENYSNLVFLGLAFSKPYLVTFLEQSSDPWSMKRKESAAIHLGSKPHKCKECGKAFDRNSVLIQHQRIHTGERSYKCEECGKSFNYSSSFKQHQRIHTGEKPYKCEVCGKAFNCSSYLGKHQRIHTGEKRYKCEECGKPFTNCSGLIVHRRVHTGEKPYKCEECGKAFSVGTTLSNHQRIHTGEKPYKCEECGMAFNVRFLLSKHQQTHTGEKPYKCKECGKAFNCSSSLHQHQQIHRGEKLYKCDDCGQAFSCSSYLYKHRRIHTGMKPSKCKECGKTFYCSVNLIYHQRIHTGEKPYKCNECGKAFSIYSRFMKHQRIHSGEKPYKCKECEKAFNNCYNLIQHQRIHTGEKPYKCKDCGKAFHYTSSLAQHERIHTGEKPYKCEECGKAFNSSSNLKNHWRLHTGEKPYKCEQCGKAFKDCSSFTRHYRIHTRENPD, encoded by the exons ATGAAG gaCCTTCTGTCATTCACAGATGTGGCCATTGATTTCTCTGCAGATGAGTGTGAATGTCTGGACTCTGCTCAGTGGAATTTGTATAAGGAAGTGATGTTGGAGAATTACAGCAACCTTGTGTTCCTGG GTCTTGCTTTCTCTAAGCCATACCTGGTCACATTTCTGGAGCAGAGTTCAGATCCGTGGAGCATGAAGAGGAAAGAATCAGCGGCCATCCATCTAG GATCAAAACCCCATAAATGTAAAGAGTGTGGGAAGGCCTTTGATAGGAACTCAGTCCTTATTCAGCatcaaagaatacatactggagagagatCCTATAAATGTGAAGAATGTGGCAAATCATTTAATTATTCTTCCAGCTTTAAACAGCaccaaagaattcatactggcgagaaaccctacaaatgtgaaGTGTGTGGCAAAGCTTTTAACTGTTCTTCATATCTGGGTAAGCATCAAAGaatccacactggagagaaacgcTACAAATGTGAAGAATGTGGTAAACCTTTTACTAATTGTTCAGGACTTATTGTTCACCGAAGagtacatactggagagaaaccctacaaatgtgaaGAATGTGGCAAGGCCTTTAGTGTTGGCACAACACTCTCTAACCATCAgagaattcacactggagagaaaccttacaaatgtgaagAATGTGGTATGGCCTTTAATGTTCGCTTTCTTCTTTCTAAGCACCAGCAAACTCATACTGgggagaaaccctacaaatgtaaagaATGTGGCAAAGCTTTTAACTGTTCTTCCAGCCTTCACCAACACCAACAGATTCATAGGGGAGAGAAACTCTATAAGTGTGATGACTGTGGGCAGGCCTTTAGCTGTTCATCATATCTGTATAAGCATCGTCGAATCCATACTGGCATGAAACCCAGCAAATGCAAGGAATGTGGCAAGACTTTTTACTGTTCTGTAAATCTTATTTACCACcagagaattcatactggagagaaaccatataAATGTAATGAGTGTGGAAAAGCTTTTAGCATTTACTCAAGATTTATGAAACACCAGCGAATACATAGTGGAGAAAAACCCTATAAATGCAAAGAATGTGAGAAGGCCTTTAAtaattgttataatctaattcaacaccaaagaattcatactggagagaaaccctacaaatgtaaagaCTGTGGCAAAGCCTTTCATTATACTTCAAGCCTTGCTCAACATGAaagaattcacactggagagaaaccctacaaatgtgaaGAATGTGGCAAGGCCTTTAACTCTTCTTCGAATCTTAAAAATCATTGGAGACTCCATACTGGtgagaagccttacaaatgtgaacaatgtgggaaagcctttaaaGACTGTTCTAGCTTTACTCGACACTATAGAATTCATACTAGAGAAAACCCAGACTAG
- the Zfp85 gene encoding zinc finger protein 85 isoform X1, translating into MLENYSNLVFLGLAFSKPYLVTFLEQSSDPWSMKRKESAAIHLGSKPHKCKECGKAFDRNSVLIQHQRIHTGERSYKCEECGKSFNYSSSFKQHQRIHTGEKPYKCEVCGKAFNCSSYLGKHQRIHTGEKRYKCEECGKPFTNCSGLIVHRRVHTGEKPYKCEECGKAFSVGTTLSNHQRIHTGEKPYKCEECGMAFNVRFLLSKHQQTHTGEKPYKCKECGKAFNCSSSLHQHQQIHRGEKLYKCDDCGQAFSCSSYLYKHRRIHTGMKPSKCKECGKTFYCSVNLIYHQRIHTGEKPYKCNECGKAFSIYSRFMKHQRIHSGEKPYKCKECEKAFNNCYNLIQHQRIHTGEKPYKCKDCGKAFHYTSSLAQHERIHTGEKPYKCEECGKAFNSSSNLKNHWRLHTGEKPYKCEQCGKAFKDCSSFTRHYRIHTRENPD; encoded by the exons ATGTTGGAGAATTACAGCAACCTTGTGTTCCTGG GTCTTGCTTTCTCTAAGCCATACCTGGTCACATTTCTGGAGCAGAGTTCAGATCCGTGGAGCATGAAGAGGAAAGAATCAGCGGCCATCCATCTAG GATCAAAACCCCATAAATGTAAAGAGTGTGGGAAGGCCTTTGATAGGAACTCAGTCCTTATTCAGCatcaaagaatacatactggagagagatCCTATAAATGTGAAGAATGTGGCAAATCATTTAATTATTCTTCCAGCTTTAAACAGCaccaaagaattcatactggcgagaaaccctacaaatgtgaaGTGTGTGGCAAAGCTTTTAACTGTTCTTCATATCTGGGTAAGCATCAAAGaatccacactggagagaaacgcTACAAATGTGAAGAATGTGGTAAACCTTTTACTAATTGTTCAGGACTTATTGTTCACCGAAGagtacatactggagagaaaccctacaaatgtgaaGAATGTGGCAAGGCCTTTAGTGTTGGCACAACACTCTCTAACCATCAgagaattcacactggagagaaaccttacaaatgtgaagAATGTGGTATGGCCTTTAATGTTCGCTTTCTTCTTTCTAAGCACCAGCAAACTCATACTGgggagaaaccctacaaatgtaaagaATGTGGCAAAGCTTTTAACTGTTCTTCCAGCCTTCACCAACACCAACAGATTCATAGGGGAGAGAAACTCTATAAGTGTGATGACTGTGGGCAGGCCTTTAGCTGTTCATCATATCTGTATAAGCATCGTCGAATCCATACTGGCATGAAACCCAGCAAATGCAAGGAATGTGGCAAGACTTTTTACTGTTCTGTAAATCTTATTTACCACcagagaattcatactggagagaaaccatataAATGTAATGAGTGTGGAAAAGCTTTTAGCATTTACTCAAGATTTATGAAACACCAGCGAATACATAGTGGAGAAAAACCCTATAAATGCAAAGAATGTGAGAAGGCCTTTAAtaattgttataatctaattcaacaccaaagaattcatactggagagaaaccctacaaatgtaaagaCTGTGGCAAAGCCTTTCATTATACTTCAAGCCTTGCTCAACATGAaagaattcacactggagagaaaccctacaaatgtgaaGAATGTGGCAAGGCCTTTAACTCTTCTTCGAATCTTAAAAATCATTGGAGACTCCATACTGGtgagaagccttacaaatgtgaacaatgtgggaaagcctttaaaGACTGTTCTAGCTTTACTCGACACTATAGAATTCATACTAGAGAAAACCCAGACTAG